A part of Marinomonas rhizomae genomic DNA contains:
- a CDS encoding phage tail sheath subtilisin-like domain-containing protein produces the protein MAGNGFLHGVEVTEIANGVRPIEQVSSSIIGIVGTAPGADPVAFPLNTPVVVAGSRYEAAKLDLTTDGTGGGTLPAALEGIFDQIGATVVVIRVEEETQETDTLVNVRGGIDSATGQYKGAYALLASESVNGKVPRILCAPGFTHQKPLDGDGNPTVNPIVADLISIAERLSAVIIADGPNTNDDAAVQYASDFGSDRIYVVDPWVTIFNDNGVVVSEPASARVAGVIARTDYEMGFHRSPSNQLINGISGTARPVDFKLGDASSRANLLNEQKVATIVYQNGYRLWGNMSLSDDVKWKYLCVRRTADVINDALRVSHLWAVDRGITTTLLSDVVEGVNAVLRDMTTKGQILGGKCWGNAELNTPESIQSGQLYIDFDFTPTFPAERITFRSTLVNDYASEVIV, from the coding sequence TTCTCCATGGTGTTGAAGTCACGGAAATTGCAAACGGTGTACGCCCGATCGAGCAAGTCAGCTCGTCAATCATTGGGATCGTCGGGACAGCGCCGGGTGCTGACCCTGTCGCATTCCCGCTTAATACACCAGTCGTCGTGGCAGGATCCCGCTATGAAGCGGCCAAGCTGGATTTGACGACCGATGGTACAGGCGGCGGCACTTTGCCAGCCGCACTAGAAGGCATCTTTGATCAGATTGGCGCAACGGTCGTAGTAATTCGAGTTGAAGAAGAAACGCAGGAAACGGACACATTAGTCAACGTGCGTGGCGGTATTGATTCGGCCACGGGGCAGTACAAAGGTGCTTATGCATTATTGGCGTCCGAATCGGTGAATGGCAAAGTGCCTCGTATTCTCTGTGCGCCTGGCTTTACACATCAAAAGCCGCTTGATGGCGACGGCAATCCAACAGTGAACCCTATCGTTGCTGATTTAATTAGCATTGCTGAACGTTTGTCTGCTGTGATTATTGCCGATGGTCCCAACACTAACGACGATGCTGCTGTGCAGTACGCCAGCGATTTTGGATCAGACCGCATTTATGTTGTTGATCCGTGGGTCACAATCTTTAATGACAACGGTGTGGTCGTTTCAGAGCCAGCATCCGCTCGTGTCGCAGGCGTTATTGCGCGTACGGATTACGAAATGGGTTTCCATCGTTCGCCATCTAACCAATTAATTAACGGCATTTCCGGCACGGCTCGCCCTGTCGATTTTAAATTGGGTGATGCGAGCTCACGCGCGAACCTGCTTAACGAACAAAAAGTCGCCACCATCGTTTATCAAAACGGCTACCGCCTGTGGGGCAATATGTCCCTGTCTGACGACGTCAAATGGAAATATCTCTGTGTGCGTCGCACAGCTGACGTGATCAATGACGCACTGCGAGTTTCACATTTGTGGGCTGTTGATCGTGGCATCACGACGACTCTGCTATCTGACGTGGTGGAAGGTGTAAACGCGGTGTTGCGCGACATGACGACCAAAGGGCAAATCTTGGGCGGTAAATGCTGGGGCAATGCCGAACTCAACACCCCTGAATCTATCCAGAGCGGCCAGCTCTACATTGATTTTGATTTCACACCAACCTTCCCAGCAGAGCGAATTACATTCCGCTCAACGCTAGTGAATGATTATGCCAGCGAGGTAATTGTCTAA
- a CDS encoding phage major tail tube protein, with the protein MDILKNFMLSVDGRGEVGLVDEYTPPSLELLTEEFRGGGMDASEDIDMGMAKMEVTFKMNGYDIEIMKLWGVAQGTTVPIVARGALKNDDGVVTTLLHTMSARVTKMEQETWKAGEKSGVVITASLPYFKVTHGSTVVIEIDVKGSKRIINGVDQLAGMRTALGL; encoded by the coding sequence ATGGATATTTTAAAAAACTTCATGCTTTCAGTTGATGGGCGTGGCGAAGTTGGTTTGGTGGATGAATATACACCGCCATCGTTAGAGCTGCTTACAGAAGAATTTCGCGGCGGCGGTATGGACGCGTCAGAAGATATTGATATGGGCATGGCGAAGATGGAAGTGACGTTCAAAATGAATGGTTATGACATCGAAATTATGAAGTTGTGGGGAGTAGCTCAAGGAACGACTGTGCCAATTGTGGCGCGCGGTGCGCTTAAAAACGATGACGGGGTTGTTACAACGCTTCTTCATACTATGAGTGCGCGTGTTACTAAGATGGAACAGGAAACATGGAAGGCTGGTGAAAAATCAGGGGTAGTCATCACAGCATCATTACCATATTTCAAAGTTACTCACGGCTCGACTGTGGTTATTGAAATTGATGTAAAAGGCAGTAAACGCATCATTAACGGTGTGGACCAATTAGCAGGAATGCGCACAGCGCTGGGGTTATAA
- a CDS encoding phage tail assembly protein, which translates to MQTKKITLKSPITVDGVEYKELEMREPTVRDQVLAQSANNPAQNEVQLFANLCGISSDAVMDLTLSNYTRLQEAFSGFLD; encoded by the coding sequence ATGCAAACTAAAAAAATTACGTTGAAATCACCAATTACAGTAGATGGAGTTGAATACAAAGAACTTGAAATGCGAGAGCCAACGGTACGTGATCAAGTGCTCGCACAAAGTGCAAACAACCCCGCTCAAAATGAAGTCCAGCTTTTCGCCAACCTTTGTGGTATCTCGTCTGATGCCGTGATGGATTTAACGCTTTCTAACTACACACGTTTACAAGAAGCCTTTTCGGGTTTTTTAGACTAA
- a CDS encoding phage tail protein produces the protein MDIMMVLGVFPFSIDTAAYQSLTRRKSWDWQTQALIGQRDAQQYMGPGEEVISLEGVVYPHYAGGPVQLAALRAIGDSGLPQLMVSGAGVPMGKWVVLSVEEEQGPFFERGAPRKQTFKMELRRYHEGLSFGSFL, from the coding sequence ATGGACATCATGATGGTTCTGGGAGTATTCCCATTTTCGATTGATACCGCCGCGTATCAATCGCTTACCCGCCGTAAATCGTGGGATTGGCAAACACAGGCTTTAATCGGCCAGCGCGATGCACAGCAATACATGGGGCCGGGGGAAGAGGTGATTTCCCTAGAGGGCGTAGTGTATCCGCACTACGCGGGCGGCCCCGTGCAACTCGCAGCATTGCGCGCGATCGGCGACAGCGGATTGCCGCAGCTCATGGTCAGCGGTGCTGGGGTGCCGATGGGTAAATGGGTCGTGCTATCAGTGGAAGAAGAGCAGGGGCCATTTTTTGAACGCGGAGCACCGCGCAAACAGACGTTCAAAATGGAACTACGTCGCTATCACGAGGGCTTGAGCTTTGGCAGCTTCTTATAG
- a CDS encoding tail protein X, producing the protein MAASYSSVENDTVDYIVWKHYGTQTARVVERVFDANPHLARQPLVLPAGVLINLPDLELTTTKQGVRLWT; encoded by the coding sequence TTGGCAGCTTCTTATAGTTCAGTCGAAAACGACACAGTCGATTACATCGTCTGGAAACACTACGGCACACAGACAGCACGCGTGGTGGAGCGAGTGTTTGACGCCAATCCGCATCTTGCACGCCAGCCCCTCGTCCTGCCAGCAGGCGTACTTATTAACCTTCCTGACCTTGAATTAACAACGACTAAGCAAGGGGTGCGACTATGGACCTAA